A single genomic interval of Macadamia integrifolia cultivar HAES 741 chromosome 6, SCU_Mint_v3, whole genome shotgun sequence harbors:
- the LOC122082135 gene encoding receptor kinase-like protein Xa21 yields the protein MQIPKDLRNLLALQSLNLSFNNLEGEVPIKEIFGNASAILVNGNDHLCGGLAELQLPTCTNQRSTKWTKSKAFRMVLATIGVVLDSDGFGSVYKGIINQDETIVAVKVLNLQNPKVYKSFMAECKALRNIRHRNLVKILTSCSSLDLKDKDFKALIYELVPNGSLDDWLHLPVDTYNHSRNLSLFQRLNIAIDVAFALNYLHHNCYVSIVHCDLKLSNVLLDSDITAHVNDFGLAKLVLEPDDNLLLEPDDNLSQTQTKYGLGARATIQGDVFSYVILLLEMFTGKRPTDHMFTDDLNLRNFAKEALPVHVMQILDPTLLPKEEESEEIEEYAVNRTEGPSHRTNKLQDCITSIIEIALQCSMESSKDRMNMNGVVMGLHSIRENFS from the exons ATGCAAATTCCGAAAGATCTACGAAATCTTTTAGCATTGCAGAGTTTAAATTTATCCTTCAATAATCTTGAGGGAGAGGTACcaataaaagaaatttttggAAATGCGAGTGCAATTTTAGTGAATGGAAATGATCACCTTTGTGGAGGACTTGCAGAGTTACAATTGCCTACATGCACAAACCAAAGATCTACGAAATGGACAAAGTCCAAAGCTTTTAGAATGGTTTTGGCAACAATCGGTGTGgttcttg ATTCTGATGGTTTTGGCTCTGTATACAAAGGGATTATTAACCAAGATGAAACAATTGTTGCAGTCAAGGTACTCAAccttcaaaatccaaaagtttACAAAAGCTTTATGGCTGAATGCAAAGCATTAAGAAACATTCGGCATCGAAATCTTGTCAAGATTTTGACTTCATGTTCAAGTCTTGATTTGAAAGACAAAGATTTTAAAGCCCTTATTTATGAGTTAGTGCCCAATGGGAGTCTGGATGATTGGTTGCATTTGCCAGTGGATACATATAATCATTCAAGAAATTTAAGCCTTTTTCAAAGATTAAACATCGCAATTGATGTGGCTTTTGCATTGAATTACCTTCATCATAATTGTTATGTGTCAATTGTTCATTGTGACTTAAAGCTAAGCAATGTTCTACTTGACAGTGATATTACTGCACATGTCAACGATTTTGGTTTGGCGAAGCTAGTTTTAGAACCTGATGACAATCTACTTTTAGAACCTGATGACAACCTGTCCCAAACTCAAACTA AATATGGCCTGGGTGCCAGGGCAACCATACAAGGGGATGTGTTCAGTTATGTGATCCTTTTATTGGAGATGTTCACAGGAAAAAGGCCAACAGACCATATGTTTACTGATGACTTAAATCTCCGTAACTTTGCAAAGGAAGCTTTACCTGTGCACGTTATGCAAATTTTAGATCCAACACTCCtacccaaagaagaagaaagtgaagaaattgaagagtaTGCTGTCAACAGAACTGAAGGCCCTAGTCATAGGACAAATAAATTGCAAGATTGCATAACATCAATAATTGAAATTGCACTCCAATGTTCCATGGAATCTTCAAAAGATCGTATGAATATGAATGGTGTTGTGATGGGACTACATTCAATCagagaaaatttttcttga